A window of Ruminiclostridium herbifermentans genomic DNA:
AATAAACATAACAATACTCTCTTATTGCCAGTCACTTGTCTTATCATATAATTAACCAATAAAGATTGTATTAGTATTAGATTTGCAATAAGTGTTGCATTAAGACCTAATATTCCATTTAGTCTGACTATCTCTTTCCCTGATTCCATTAGGGTGTTTGTGCTGAATAAATTATTGTTAACATATATCATTCCATTCGATAAAATAGTAAAAGATGGAATAATAACCTTACCTGTTATATAACTTACAACACATATAGTAACAAGAAACACATTAGAACAAATAATGCTATTTATTATTTTATTCATAAAATCATGGTCTTTAGCTTTACAATATATTGAATACATCAATATGAACAAATATATATACTGTATCAGTTCTTTTATAGATCTGTTTGTATTGACAGATAATAATCCCGAAATACTAATTGCAAATATGTATAATATAAAAGTCAGCTTTGAGCCTTTATTCAAGCTTAACCTATTTGGCGATGAAATAAGCAGTTCTTTATTTTCAGCTTTCTTTATCATAAATACGCAAAACACCATTAGCCAAAGTACTTGAATCAGCCTGAAATCGGCTATATTAGTTTTGTATACCAATATATTCGAAAATGGAGAGAGAAATATTACTATTAAAATAATGTTGTTAAAACTAATATTGCTTTTCATATCGTTCTCCTAATAGAATAAATTTTGTCATTTTGATTCGCGATAATATCAAATTGCCTATAATCAAAGGTATTATTATCCCAAGTATAAATGCAATAGCTATTGCAGCTGCTATATTTAGTTTAGTAAATTGGTTTAGCCCAGTAACCGTTACTAAAACAATATATGGATTATGTAAATAATATATATAAGAGGTTCTTTTACCTAAGTAGTTGAAAATCCTATATGTCCGGCAATTGTTATATTTTGATAAGTTATATAGAATAAATACTGCCAGTAACGCACAAATCACCTTCAGTCCATATGTAAATATGCTGTTGCTTTTTAAATAAAAAATAAATATAAATGGATATAACGCCATTAAAATTATATTAACTGTTGTATTGGCCTTAATATTTATATCCTTTATAAATATTCCTATATAAACGCCAACTTCATAATAAATCCACATAACTAAAAATCTTTTTAATACAAACAACTCATCTCGTAAATATATATTTGCTATAACTCCCAAAAAAAGCACAGCTACTAGAAAAGCTATATTGAAGCCTTTTTTGGTAATTAAATTATGAAATATATATGATACAATTGAAATGATACATAAAATATAAACAAACCATAATACATTTCCAGTTCGGATATTATATGCAAGTATGTCATAAATCAAATAAATTGGATTGAGTCTTATATTCTCTTGTATTGTGATTATGTTAATACTGTTTAAAAAGTAATAAAATATGTATAAAACAATTGACCAAGCTATATACGGCAAAAATAATTTCCTTATTTGATGAGTACTAAAATTTTTGAGTTTATTAATGCTGTACGGTCTCAAGCCTTGAAGGTAACCGGATACAATAAAAAACAATGGCATATGAAAAGTATAAATAAAATCCTTTAGAATCCTAATGGAATAATATTTTGTCTCAAGTGCTGTTGTAAAGCAATGTCCTAAAACAACTAGAACTATTCCTATTCCTTTTAGAAAGTCTAAATCTTCGTTGTGCTGCATTACTTCCTCCCAAAACGCTATTTTAATATTACTGCTTCATCACTTTTGTATATGTCCTTTCCTGGTCCGGATATTAAATTATCAATTAATCTGACATTTCCACTGTGAATTATAAATCCATTTTGTTCTTCAGTTTTTGTTATTATTTCATTATCCGAACAGACTATATCAACATTTTCCTGACTTTTTTGTATTTCAATTCCGCATAAGCCGTTCTCTTGGGCTAATATTATTTTATTATCACTAATTATGCTTTTTTGATCCTTGCAGGATATGCCTATCTTGCTATCATATATTTCATTCTGATTAGCTATTTCAGAAGAAACTATTCCTCTTAAAGCCCCATCGATAATATTTTCATAGCATTTCCCAAATACAATTCCCCTTCCCAGCTTTCCAATTATCTTATTATTTGTTGAAAAGCTAGCATTATAAATTCCAGTAGAGTTTACAAGGCTATCTACCAAAATAGTGTTGTTATATACCTTTATGTCACTACTATTGGTATTAATATCATTGACATATATTAAAATACATTTATTATCTGAATTCTCACCTACTGTGATTTCATTATTAGAAATGGAAACATTAGAAACTCTATTACTTCTATTAGGTCCGCCTACAGTAATAATAAAATATTTAACTCTTTCTGAGTAAATCCTGTTATTGTCAAATTGCACTTCTTCGACTGTGCCATCATCCTTATTATCGCTTGGAAAAGCTGACAAAACTTTAGCATTTATATCTGAATAATCCTCAAATACTGAGTCTTTAACAGATACTTTCCTAACATGTCCTACACTTGAATATACAGCAACAATTTCATCTCCTGAGTTTTGGACAAATCTGCATCTGGCAATTGATATGTTTTCTGTTACATTCTCTTTTAATTTTTGTTTTGTGGTAAGGTTTCTGACCCAAATACAGCCGCCTGTACTTGCACCTGTCATGTTTTTGAAGGAACAATCGACTATTTTAATATTCTTGCAGCAGCTTAGCAAATTAACTAAAGTCACCATATTTTCGCTGCTTTTATCAGAAATAAATTTGCAATTTTGAATTACGCCCCCTTTTACATTAGCAAGTGTTAATAAATAGTTATAAGGGGTATTTTCACTTTGCTTTACTTCAAACTCAATGCCGTTTATGCTTATATTTTGAGCCGATTCATTATTAAAGCTAAGGCTGTAGCCATCATTTATTATGTAGGACTTTTGTTTTCCTTTTTCAATGAATTTATCAGCTCTGCTATCAAATATAATTTTGCATGCTCCTTCAGGTCCATACAATACTACATTTTTGCCCTTGATACGTATTGGGCTTTTACAAAGATAATTTCCCTTTGGAATATATACTTTACCATCCTCACTAAACTTTTTAATTATGTATTCAGTATTGTCATTTGCTTCATACTTGAAATTCTTATCAGAATAATATTTTTGGTCTTTAGGATTATAAAAATTTGCATTACCTATTTCGTTACTATTTATATTAGTAGATACCTGAATAAATTTTGTTAAAATTAACAAGGCCACTAAAAGCATAAAGATGGGTACAACCAAAGCAGTTCTTTTCGTATTTAACTTGTGGTGCATTTTATAGTACATTCCTTCCTGAGATTGCTATAGTCAATAACAGTAAAAAAGCCTTCGTCCCATATCATCAGCAACGGATAGTACTTAACTTTAGCCAGCCTTCTCACTTTTCAATATACTTTCTTTAATTTGTGTACTTTGGCCAACTACTCTTCTGCCAATTGATTCATAAATAAAATTCTTACCTTCAACTGCTTCTAGGCTAAAACAATTTCTGCCATCAAGCACAATAGGATTTCTCATATAAAATGGAAATTTTGATACATCCATAGTGACTATTTCAGGCCATTCAGTAAGAATAAAGCAAATATCTGCATCTTCAAGGGTTTCTTCAATACAGTTGCAGTATTCAATTTCAGAAGGATATATTTTCTTAAAATTATCCATTCCTATTGGATCAAATACTTTAACTCTTGCTCCATCCTCTAAAAGAATAGGAATGTTTTGAAGGGAAGGCGCCTCTCGAAGATCATCAGTTCCTGGTTTAAAGGTTAACCCTAATATTGCAACTGTTAACCCACGAAAGCTGTCATAATATTTTCTAGCTTTTTTAATTAGCTTTATCTTCTGATTCTCATTTACATCAATAGCAGCTTTTATTGTTTTAAGCTCACAATCATTAAAATTTGCCAACCAGTGTAATGCCTTAGTGTCCTTTGGGAAACATGAGCCGCCATATCCAATACCTGCTTTTAAAAATCGGTTTCCTATTCTAGGGTCATACCCCATTCCTAATGCCACATCCTCAACATTTGCACCAATAAAATCACATAGGTTTGCAATCTCATTAATATAGGAAATTTTTAGGGCTAAAAAATCATTTGAAGCGTACTTAATCATTTCAGCACTTCTTCTGTCTGTAACTACGTATTTTTGCCTAAACCCATCATATACATTTCTAAGAATCCTTTCTGCTTTTGCTGAATTGACTCCCAAAACTATACGAGAAGCATTCATTGTATCGTTAATTGCTGTTCCCTGTGATAAAAATTCAGGATTATTTACAATTTCAAAACGCTTTGTATCATTTTTTTGATTAATAACCCTGTCTAAATTATCACCTGTTCCAACAGGCACAGTAGATTTAATAACTATTGTGCAATCACTTTTTACACATTCAACAACTTGCTGAACAGCATCATAAACATATTTTAAGTTAGCTGAACCATCCTTTTTTTCTGGAGTTCCTACACAAATAAATACTACCTCACTGTCACGGTAAGCCTCTTTATAATCACTGATGAAGCTAAGCCTTTCACTGTTATTAATGACCATTTCTTCTAGCCCAGGCTCAAATATTGGCATTATACGGTCTTGCAGCTTCTTTATTCTGGTTTTGTCAATGTCATAGCAAGTCACTGTATGTCCTATCTCAGCTAAACAAACTCCCGTGACTATACCTACGTATCCAGTTCCAGTTATAGTTATTTTCATTACAGCTCCTCCTTGATGTATAAATTCATTACGCCAATACAGCATTTTTACTAGGCTTTTCATTCTTTTCATTTTTGCATCTAGCATTATACAAATATTTATATGAACTCAAATATTGCTTATAATGCTTTTTACTAACATCATTTATTACAACACCTAATATATTTGCATTTACCTTTTCCAATTTTTCTTTTGATCTCTTAATTGCCTTAAGATTTGATTTTCCTATTTTTGCAACCAAGATAGCAGAATCCACCTTTGTAGAAATTATAACTGCATCAGATATTGTATCAAGGGAAGGAGAATCAAATATTATGTATTCAAATTCTTCCTTTAGCCTTTCAAGCAGAGTATTAAACCTTTCTGAGCATAAATTTCCAATTGGGTTTAGCGCAACACCTCCATTGGGCAAATACTTAAACCCTTCTATGTTTGTATAGCATATTATTTCCTCATACTCAGCATGACCGCTTAGATATTGAGCCAGTCCTAAATTACTTACCCATTTTGGTATTGACACGTAAGTAGTTTCTTTTCTCATGTCTGCATCAACCAGTATAGTTTTTTTTCCCCAAATAGCTAATGTTATTGCAAGGTTTACTGCTATTGAAGTCTTTCCCGCTTTAGGCTCAGAGCTTGTAATAACAATGCTCTTCGAATCTTTATTTTCTTTTCCCAAATGAATATTTCCTGATAGCATTGAATATGCATCTCGTACTGCCTGATTTTCTTGTAAGCATGAATGAAATCTTATGTTTGCCATTGCAAACCTCCTCTATCTAATACTGTATTTAGGAATTGCTCCTATCACTTTTATTTTTAGTACGTCTTCAATATCATCAATATACCTAAGTTTCATGTCAAATAGTTCTCTAATGTAAATAATGAAAAAGGCAATTATTTCAGCTACAAAGAAGCCCATTATTGTTTTCTTAGTTGCCCCATTATCAATTGGTGCTTTGGGAATTTCAGCTTCATTAAGAACACCAATAATATTGCTGTTTGTCATTTCACTTAATTGAGAAATAAATGCTTCAGTTACTGCATTTGAAACATCGGCAGATTTTTTAGCATCATTTGAAACAGCACTTATTGCAATAACACTTGATTCATCTTTGGGCGTTATATTTATCATACTTATCAATTGTTCCTGT
This region includes:
- a CDS encoding UDP-glucose dehydrogenase family protein, giving the protein MKITITGTGYVGIVTGVCLAEIGHTVTCYDIDKTRIKKLQDRIMPIFEPGLEEMVINNSERLSFISDYKEAYRDSEVVFICVGTPEKKDGSANLKYVYDAVQQVVECVKSDCTIVIKSTVPVGTGDNLDRVINQKNDTKRFEIVNNPEFLSQGTAINDTMNASRIVLGVNSAKAERILRNVYDGFRQKYVVTDRRSAEMIKYASNDFLALKISYINEIANLCDFIGANVEDVALGMGYDPRIGNRFLKAGIGYGGSCFPKDTKALHWLANFNDCELKTIKAAIDVNENQKIKLIKKARKYYDSFRGLTVAILGLTFKPGTDDLREAPSLQNIPILLEDGARVKVFDPIGMDNFKKIYPSEIEYCNCIEETLEDADICFILTEWPEIVTMDVSKFPFYMRNPIVLDGRNCFSLEAVEGKNFIYESIGRRVVGQSTQIKESILKSEKAG
- a CDS encoding CpsD/CapB family tyrosine-protein kinase translates to MANIRFHSCLQENQAVRDAYSMLSGNIHLGKENKDSKSIVITSSEPKAGKTSIAVNLAITLAIWGKKTILVDADMRKETTYVSIPKWVSNLGLAQYLSGHAEYEEIICYTNIEGFKYLPNGGVALNPIGNLCSERFNTLLERLKEEFEYIIFDSPSLDTISDAVIISTKVDSAILVAKIGKSNLKAIKRSKEKLEKVNANILGVVINDVSKKHYKQYLSSYKYLYNARCKNEKNEKPSKNAVLA
- a CDS encoding YveK family protein, with the translated sequence MEIRRFLNSVQRMFWLIILFGVIGAGIPAYLNIVKATPMYKAETTIYAMSKNSTADGGKGLNYQDVSISRQLVFDYQYVLTSQKVISLANKLLEEYKLSQEQLISMINITPKDESSVIAISAVSNDAKKSADVSNAVTEAFISQLSEMTNSNIIGVLNEAEIPKAPIDNGATKKTIMGFFVAEIIAFFIIYIRELFDMKLRYIDDIEDVLKIKVIGAIPKYSIR
- a CDS encoding acyltransferase family protein; translation: MQHNEDLDFLKGIGIVLVVLGHCFTTALETKYYSIRILKDFIYTFHMPLFFIVSGYLQGLRPYSINKLKNFSTHQIRKLFLPYIAWSIVLYIFYYFLNSINIITIQENIRLNPIYLIYDILAYNIRTGNVLWFVYILCIISIVSYIFHNLITKKGFNIAFLVAVLFLGVIANIYLRDELFVLKRFLVMWIYYEVGVYIGIFIKDINIKANTTVNIILMALYPFIFIFYLKSNSIFTYGLKVICALLAVFILYNLSKYNNCRTYRIFNYLGKRTSYIYYLHNPYIVLVTVTGLNQFTKLNIAAAIAIAFILGIIIPLIIGNLILSRIKMTKFILLGERYEKQY